Part of the Terriglobales bacterium genome is shown below.
GCGCTCAGGATGAAACTGCAAGCCGACCAGGAACTTTGCCTTGGGATCATAGTAGGCCTCAATCAATCCGTCTTCCGCATAGGCCGTAGGTTTGAAGCGAGAAGCCAGGCGGCGAATGCCCTGATGATGGTAGCTGTTGACCTTTATTGTTTCCTGGCGGTACCACTGCTCTAAAGGCGTGCCGGGTACAATCGTGACGGGATGGCGGTAGCTATCGTAGTGATCGTAATCAATGTGCTTGAGGCGAGATTTCTTTTCCTTTTGGACATCGCCATACAGGGTGCCTCCACAAACCACGTTGACCAGTTGCGATCCCCGGCATATTGCCAGAATGGGAAGATCGTGGCGCAGAGCGTGCTGGACAAGTTGAATCTCGATCTTGTCTTTCAGAGGGTGCGTCTCTTCGGCGAATTTGCGGTTCGCTTTGCCACCCTTATAATCGGCGGGGTCAATGTCCTCTCCCTCGACCAGTAAGAGGCCGTTCATCTCTTCAATATAGTCAGGCAGACAGGCCAGCGTGCCTTTGACCACAGGCACCATCACTGGCCGTATCCCCAGCCGAATGAGAAGCTCAAGATGATATTCACCCAGGAAATCTATGTATTTGTTTTTGCGAATCTCACGGCGGGTAACAGCGAGAACAACCGGACGCCTGGTTTTCCGAGGGCCAACGTTCATAGCGTCAGCGCCTGTAGGGCCTCGATGAGCCGGCTATCTTTCTCGCGGCCTTGCGAGGCGACGCGGATATGAAAGTTATCCATGCCCACTTTGTTGGAGCAATCACGCACGTAGATTTGATGCTCCTGCAGCAAGCGCGCCTGTAACTCGGTGGCCGTCATGCCGGTCTTGATCTTGAACAGCACGAAATTGGCGCCTGTGGGGTAGATGTCGAGTCCCGGGATCGCCTGCAAAGCGTTGTAAAGCCAGCGAACATCACCGATCAGGCGCTTGCGGGCCTCGTGATACTCGGCATCGGTAGAAGGCAAGAGAGATAAAAAATACTGCGCCAGGGTGTTCAGGTTCCACGTAGGGATCAACCGGCGCAGACGATTGAGAAGATAAAGATTCTGACTGTAGCAGTAACCCAAACGCAACCCTGGCACTCCACAATGTTTGCTCATGCTACGCACGATCAGCAAGTTTGAAAATTGGCCGGCCACCTGGAGAAGACTGGGAATGGGGTCTCCGGCGAAGTCAATAAAAGATTCGTCCACGATCACCAGTTCCAAATCTTTGGTGCGATGCAGAAAATCCACCATCTCTTCCAGAGAGATAAGCTGGCCCGTCGGGTTGCCTGGATTAATGACAAGAAGCGCCTTTAGACTCCGCCGGCGCACCCAGGCGAGATAAT
Proteins encoded:
- a CDS encoding type 1 glutamine amidotransferase, which translates into the protein MNVGPRKTRRPVVLAVTRREIRKNKYIDFLGEYHLELLIRLGIRPVMVPVVKGTLACLPDYIEEMNGLLLVEGEDIDPADYKGGKANRKFAEETHPLKDKIEIQLVQHALRHDLPILAICRGSQLVNVVCGGTLYGDVQKEKKSRLKHIDYDHYDSYRHPVTIVPGTPLEQWYRQETIKVNSYHHQGIRRLASRFKPTAYAEDGLIEAYYDPKAKFLVGLQFHPERMLKEYAGNWRVWKAFGSAVNKSPARRSR
- a CDS encoding histidinol-phosphate transaminase gives rise to the protein MKTAPPTPSTTELRRHLFYETSHSPSLADLVGYEKAKDIIDFCFIANPYYPTTEMLRELQENLPNLIKSYPSSNPFMAQQNLAAVLHVSPENLIIGNGATELIVDINTSLIDRIAVPVPTFGEYIEKVRDQRDAELYFLDPGQRYQLHLTDYLAWVRRRSLKALLVINPGNPTGQLISLEEMVDFLHRTKDLELVIVDESFIDFAGDPIPSLLQVAGQFSNLLIVRSMSKHCGVPGLRLGYCYSQNLYLLNRLRRLIPTWNLNTLAQYFLSLLPSTDAEYHEARKRLIGDVRWLYNALQAIPGLDIYPTGANFVLFKIKTGMTATELQARLLQEHQIYVRDCSNKVGMDNFHIRVASQGREKDSRLIEALQALTL